Proteins from a single region of Thermotoga maritima MSB8:
- a CDS encoding B12-binding domain-containing radical SAM protein (Presence of a B(12) (cobalamin)-binding domain implies dependence on cobalamin itself, in one of its several forms, or in some unusual lineages, dependence on a cobalamin-like analog.): protein MRVLLINPYSGGYYYRLGAVYPPLGLMYISSSLKRKGHSVALIDMNVEKFDLERFNFRDYDVVGISADTVRFPVVERIAKKAKAQNVTVVMGGPHATAYYHEILQKGLCDYVVLGEGERAFSDLVESIASNEKYPLIPGVAYMKDGEVIALPSRFLENLDDLPFPDREKVHLYRTKFAGERATSLITSRGCPFNCEFCSASQFMGRRIRWRSIENVIDELKILKKLGYGSVIFFDDNFTINPKRVVNLCEEMMRKDLRFKWWAFSRADELLGREDMVEAMSKAGCRMLFIGFESANDEVLEEYGKNLKSDIAFDVMKLLKKYKVDVFASFVIGALKDTRKTIEKTVKFAKKLKASIVQFSILTPYPGTALFEKLKHLIFEKDWRKFDGTHLVFKHPNFSPKELRRLFIKAYYAVYTSPRLIFRRGIPFLVRLLFYREAYFL, encoded by the coding sequence ATGAGAGTGCTCCTCATAAATCCCTACAGCGGTGGGTACTACTACAGACTAGGTGCCGTCTATCCTCCCCTCGGTCTCATGTACATTAGTTCCTCCCTCAAGAGAAAAGGACACAGCGTGGCTCTGATAGACATGAACGTGGAGAAATTCGATCTGGAAAGGTTCAATTTCAGAGATTACGATGTGGTGGGGATATCTGCCGATACTGTGCGGTTTCCCGTTGTGGAAAGGATCGCAAAGAAGGCTAAAGCGCAGAACGTAACGGTGGTGATGGGAGGCCCCCACGCGACAGCCTACTACCATGAGATCCTTCAGAAGGGACTCTGCGATTACGTCGTGCTCGGAGAAGGAGAAAGAGCCTTTTCAGATCTTGTAGAGAGCATAGCAAGCAATGAAAAATATCCTCTCATACCCGGTGTTGCCTACATGAAGGATGGAGAAGTAATAGCTTTGCCTTCTCGATTTTTGGAGAATCTGGACGATCTGCCGTTCCCCGATAGAGAGAAAGTCCATCTTTACAGAACGAAATTCGCGGGTGAGAGAGCGACGAGTCTGATCACCTCAAGGGGCTGTCCTTTCAACTGCGAGTTCTGCAGTGCTTCTCAGTTCATGGGAAGGAGAATCAGGTGGAGAAGCATCGAAAACGTGATAGATGAGCTGAAAATCTTGAAAAAGTTGGGATACGGATCTGTCATCTTCTTCGATGACAACTTCACGATAAATCCAAAAAGAGTCGTGAATCTGTGCGAGGAAATGATGAGGAAAGACCTTCGTTTCAAGTGGTGGGCGTTTTCGAGGGCTGATGAACTTCTGGGACGAGAAGATATGGTGGAAGCGATGTCGAAGGCCGGTTGTAGAATGCTTTTCATAGGTTTCGAGAGTGCGAACGATGAGGTGCTCGAGGAATACGGAAAGAATTTGAAATCAGATATAGCTTTCGACGTGATGAAGCTTTTGAAGAAGTACAAGGTAGACGTGTTTGCGAGCTTTGTGATTGGAGCGCTGAAGGACACGAGGAAAACCATAGAAAAAACCGTGAAATTCGCCAAAAAATTGAAAGCCTCCATCGTTCAGTTCTCCATTCTCACACCGTATCCCGGCACCGCCCTTTTCGAAAAACTGAAACACCTGATCTTTGAAAAAGACTGGAGAAAATTCGACGGGACGCACCTGGTTTTCAAGCATCCGAATTTCTCACCAAAGGAGCTGAGGAGACTCTTCATAAAGGCCTACTACGCCGTTTACACGTCACCGAGGCTGATATTCAGACGGGGCATACCGTTCCTTGTGCGTCTGCTCTTTTATAGAGAAGCCTATTTTCTCTGA
- a CDS encoding DUF981 family protein, with product MFVDYLTVFMADVVAGLGVLIAFVLKGLNDSEKAKSFAPAFAAVGLLAIATGLHMVLTWPLPGSHNIAFGEPFLLYGFVFLAAAIAVAKGWDLMPTTIFALFAGIYAIIVGGSIMGYGMTKHPFTSGLGFIAAGLVGVLSPVVWKLRENKVIRFLGVVLLALTLLLWFITMYGSVTGHINPQGSFGKWTPIPMR from the coding sequence ATGTTTGTTGATTACCTGACTGTGTTCATGGCAGATGTTGTTGCAGGGTTGGGCGTTCTCATCGCTTTCGTTCTCAAGGGTCTAAACGATTCTGAGAAGGCGAAGTCTTTTGCTCCAGCTTTTGCGGCGGTTGGACTTCTGGCGATCGCAACAGGACTCCACATGGTTCTGACCTGGCCGCTTCCCGGCAGCCACAACATAGCGTTCGGAGAACCTTTCCTTCTTTACGGTTTCGTCTTTCTCGCCGCGGCAATAGCTGTCGCGAAGGGATGGGATCTCATGCCAACGACGATCTTTGCGCTGTTTGCGGGAATATACGCGATCATAGTTGGAGGTTCCATCATGGGTTATGGTATGACAAAGCATCCATTCACTTCTGGTCTTGGATTCATCGCAGCGGGTCTTGTGGGTGTTCTGAGTCCTGTGGTGTGGAAACTCAGAGAAAACAAGGTCATAAGGTTCCTCGGTGTAGTGCTCCTTGCCCTGACACTTCTTCTCTGGTTTATCACCATGTACGGTTCCGTCACAGGACATATAAACCCGCAAGGTAGTTTCGGAAAATGGACTCCAATTCCGATGAGGTAA
- a CDS encoding flagellar basal body P-ring protein FlgI produces MKKRLAVLLVIVLTITFSFSVTTRIKDIAFFRGARDNQLFGIGLVVGLNGTGDSGNVNSPLLLEMMKKFGVQVSENDLKSKNTALVMVLADIPPFAKEGMRIDCVVASIADAKSLAGGYLLQTPLYGADGKVYAVAQGSVIIGGEDVKLSSNLQKRYRVVGYLLEGAIVERDIPSDMLDGDSVTILLRQPDITTAARVARAINEKFEMDLAKAIDPSAIKLTVPSAFQDDLITFLSLVEEIEVQPDVPARIVVNERTGTVLFGGDVKLSDFVISYGNFTISVTGGKIGDKDATISNLVSALKAAGATPQDIIAILQVIYESGYITGELIIM; encoded by the coding sequence ATGAAGAAGAGATTGGCCGTTTTGCTGGTCATCGTTCTGACGATAACCTTTTCGTTCTCTGTGACCACAAGGATAAAAGACATAGCGTTCTTCAGAGGTGCCCGTGACAACCAGCTCTTCGGAATAGGGCTCGTTGTTGGTCTCAACGGAACGGGAGATTCCGGTAACGTGAACTCTCCTCTTCTTCTCGAAATGATGAAAAAGTTCGGCGTTCAGGTTTCGGAAAACGACCTGAAGTCCAAGAACACAGCGCTTGTGATGGTTCTCGCAGACATTCCTCCCTTTGCCAAAGAAGGCATGAGAATAGACTGTGTGGTCGCTTCCATAGCCGATGCGAAATCACTCGCGGGTGGATATCTCCTCCAGACACCTCTCTACGGTGCCGATGGAAAGGTGTACGCCGTAGCGCAGGGTTCCGTGATCATCGGAGGAGAAGACGTAAAGCTCTCTTCCAATCTTCAAAAGAGGTATAGAGTGGTTGGCTATCTTCTAGAGGGTGCCATCGTGGAAAGGGACATTCCATCTGACATGCTCGATGGAGACAGTGTGACGATCCTTCTGAGACAGCCGGACATCACCACCGCAGCCAGGGTGGCGAGGGCGATAAACGAGAAGTTCGAGATGGATCTCGCAAAGGCCATCGATCCATCCGCCATCAAATTGACCGTTCCCAGTGCGTTCCAGGATGACCTCATCACATTTCTTTCGCTTGTTGAAGAGATAGAAGTTCAGCCAGACGTTCCGGCAAGAATTGTGGTGAACGAAAGAACAGGAACCGTTCTGTTCGGAGGGGATGTGAAACTATCTGACTTTGTGATCTCCTACGGAAACTTCACGATAAGTGTGACCGGGGGAAAAATAGGAGATAAAGATGCCACGATCTCCAATCTCGTCAGCGCTCTCAAAGCAGCGGGTGCCACTCCTCAGGACATCATAGCCATTCTGCAGGTGATCTATGAATCAGGATACATTACAGGAGAACTCATAATCATGTGA
- a CDS encoding polyprenyl synthetase family protein, with the protein MTKNKLNQNSYELEKVKERIEQILSQFFPEQIMKDLPLYGKMLRVRLSILSFKNRGVEIGEDAISSLAALELVHLASLLHDDVIDGARFRRGKETINFMYGDKAAVAAGDLVLVSAFHTVEEIGNNKLRRAFLNVIGKMSEAELIEQLSRYKPITKEEYLRIVEGKSGALFGLALQLPALLEGELGEDLYNLGVTIGTIYQMFDDIMDFAGMEKIGKDGFLDLKNGVASFPLVTAMEKFPEARQMFENRDWSGLMSFMREKGILKECEETLKVLVKNVIIENSWLRDFVDGIFKIKISS; encoded by the coding sequence ATGACGAAAAACAAGCTGAACCAAAACTCCTATGAACTGGAAAAAGTCAAAGAACGCATCGAACAGATTCTTTCCCAATTCTTTCCAGAACAGATAATGAAGGATCTTCCGCTCTACGGAAAGATGTTGAGAGTGAGACTTTCGATACTTTCTTTCAAAAATAGAGGAGTAGAGATCGGTGAAGATGCGATATCTTCTCTTGCAGCTCTCGAACTCGTTCACCTTGCCTCACTCCTCCACGACGATGTGATCGATGGTGCTCGTTTTAGAAGGGGAAAAGAGACGATAAATTTCATGTACGGTGATAAAGCAGCGGTGGCAGCGGGGGATCTTGTACTTGTCAGTGCGTTCCATACGGTTGAAGAGATAGGAAATAACAAACTGAGAAGAGCTTTTTTGAATGTGATCGGGAAAATGTCGGAAGCGGAGCTGATCGAACAGCTGAGTCGATACAAACCGATTACAAAAGAAGAATATCTTCGCATAGTTGAGGGAAAGAGCGGTGCGCTTTTCGGTCTGGCGTTGCAGCTTCCCGCATTACTCGAGGGGGAACTCGGAGAAGATCTTTACAATCTGGGGGTCACCATTGGAACCATTTATCAGATGTTTGATGACATCATGGATTTTGCTGGAATGGAAAAGATTGGAAAAGACGGATTTCTCGATCTCAAAAACGGCGTCGCTTCTTTTCCATTGGTGACGGCGATGGAGAAGTTTCCAGAAGCCAGACAGATGTTTGAAAACCGTGATTGGAGTGGATTGATGTCATTTATGAGAGAAAAAGGGATTCTGAAAGAATGTGAAGAGACTCTGAAGGTTCTTGTGAAGAATGTGATAATAGAGAATTCATGGTTGAGAGATTTTGTGGATGGGATTTTTAAAATCAAAATCTCTTCATGA
- a CDS encoding rod-binding protein, producing MFVYGVSSNIKNLRDASIEFVSDLFYRIFKEMYESIPKYDLVPETTAEKWFKEMLLQEYSKHAAEQSPLADMVMKSLGGKKISSLPQRK from the coding sequence GTGTTCGTCTACGGAGTTTCTTCTAATATAAAGAATCTGCGGGACGCGAGCATTGAATTCGTGAGTGATCTCTTCTACAGAATCTTCAAGGAGATGTACGAGTCGATTCCGAAGTACGATCTCGTACCTGAAACAACTGCCGAGAAGTGGTTCAAAGAAATGCTCCTTCAGGAGTACTCGAAACACGCCGCAGAGCAGAGCCCTCTGGCTGACATGGTCATGAAGAGTCTCGGTGGAAAGAAAATCTCCAGCCTTCCTCAGAGAAAATAG
- the flgA gene encoding flagellar basal body P-ring formation chaperone FlgA produces the protein MKVLLILIVLISSFLFSETLTLKETLLASPGVLFLDDITIEKVESEKNLMILLPGLEYLVTRDLLRTKFPEYDFTGPENVRITVEGYSSLKNAVFEEIGKKAEAKDFEAFVVKTFGTLPEKFEPQTIRVTKISKNLFSVFLRFPDTYVTLNMLLRKERNVVVLKRNINVGDVIKEEDVRLEKRNVFEIYGEPFFDVSEVVGKISRRYLKEGTVLTADMVKDPPDVVKGQVVPAYVDMGSIKVTTFVEVLENGYLGETVRAMNVESRKYVFGRVERGPVLRILEVVE, from the coding sequence TTTTGATTCTGATAGTGCTCATCTCCTCCTTCCTCTTTTCTGAAACTCTGACGTTGAAGGAAACGCTCCTGGCTTCGCCAGGAGTTCTTTTCTTAGATGACATCACGATCGAAAAAGTAGAATCTGAAAAGAATCTGATGATTCTCCTGCCGGGGCTCGAATATCTTGTAACCAGAGATCTTCTCAGAACAAAATTTCCGGAGTACGATTTCACAGGCCCAGAAAACGTGAGAATAACTGTGGAAGGATACAGCAGTCTCAAAAACGCTGTTTTCGAAGAGATAGGAAAGAAAGCGGAAGCGAAAGACTTCGAAGCCTTCGTGGTGAAGACCTTTGGAACTCTGCCGGAGAAATTTGAACCTCAAACGATCAGAGTAACGAAAATCTCGAAAAATCTCTTCAGCGTCTTTCTGAGGTTTCCAGACACTTACGTGACCCTCAACATGTTGCTACGCAAAGAAAGGAATGTGGTGGTTCTGAAGAGAAATATAAATGTGGGCGATGTGATAAAGGAAGAAGACGTGAGACTGGAAAAGAGAAACGTGTTCGAGATCTATGGAGAGCCGTTCTTCGACGTTTCAGAGGTGGTCGGAAAGATATCCAGGAGATACCTGAAAGAAGGAACTGTTTTGACGGCAGACATGGTGAAAGATCCCCCCGACGTGGTGAAAGGCCAGGTGGTTCCAGCTTACGTGGACATGGGCAGCATAAAGGTAACAACGTTCGTTGAGGTTCTGGAAAACGGCTATCTCGGTGAAACGGTGAGGGCGATGAACGTAGAGAGCAGAAAATACGTCTTTGGAAGAGTTGAGAGAGGACCCGTGCTGAGAATTCTGGAGGTGGTAGAGTGA
- a CDS encoding flagellar basal body L-ring protein FlgH has product MRRISIVLLIVFATSIFPFSIWNSAGESEYKNLLSIKKASKVGDILTIVIRESNNVSSERESLEIQKTLLNILGNVVNAAAGVNLNNFIPINNNSPERQRGGKVQSSVVAKISAVVVDIDPYGNLVVEGRKTIKVDKDYQEIIVKGKVRPDDIEIGNEVDSSKLADSEIWVNGKLVFSEEPGKESFFDKILAFLAGLFT; this is encoded by the coding sequence GTGAGAAGGATATCAATCGTGCTGTTGATCGTTTTCGCGACAAGCATCTTCCCCTTCTCAATTTGGAACTCCGCGGGCGAATCCGAGTACAAAAACCTCCTTTCCATAAAGAAGGCCTCGAAGGTTGGGGATATCCTCACTATCGTGATCCGGGAAAGCAACAACGTGTCTTCTGAGAGGGAAAGCCTCGAGATTCAGAAAACCCTTTTGAACATCTTGGGAAACGTTGTGAACGCAGCCGCAGGTGTCAACCTCAACAACTTCATTCCTATAAACAACAACTCTCCTGAGAGACAGCGCGGTGGAAAGGTGCAGTCTTCCGTAGTGGCGAAGATTTCGGCGGTGGTCGTCGACATCGATCCCTACGGCAACCTCGTGGTGGAGGGAAGAAAAACGATAAAGGTGGACAAGGACTATCAGGAAATCATTGTGAAGGGAAAAGTGAGGCCAGACGACATAGAGATAGGAAACGAGGTGGATTCCTCCAAGCTTGCAGATTCCGAGATATGGGTGAACGGGAAACTCGTTTTCAGCGAGGAACCCGGAAAAGAGAGTTTCTTCGACAAGATACTCGCGTTCTTAGCAGGACTCTTCACATGA